ataatttattttgagaATAACATACCCATTCCACTTATTACTCAGCTTGcataaaacatttttgaaaacttctaTCCATGATACTCAAACCAAACTATATCAACAAGTTTACTTCTCTTAACACGTAAGTTAGGTTATTCCACTTGAAAACAGAAtatatattccgaaaaatcaatAGAAATCAACTCCTTATTCACAAGTTTTCAATAATCTTGCTGCTATGAGGTCATCACATAATGTCAAGGAAAATTTCTTATGGATTTCATTTCCAAGATAAAAACAACATATTATGCTAATTTACTTACCCCAAAAATACATTTTAGTTTCTATATTGATATATCTAGCACGTATCAAGTATTTCCTAAATATTCGTAtgatattcaataataatatgaaaatgCTCTAGCGCTTCCATTAATGATTTATTTCTTGATTGTTTCGAATTACGTTAATATTTCTAAAATTTATACATCATCAGAAGAGGGGAaatcaaaaaaagaaatatgtTTTTGAGGTATGATCAACAAGTTATGAAATCCATACTTTATTGTGTCATTTCTGAAAAGTTCAAAATCATTATGAGCTTAGAttattcttctgaaaaaagGAGATGTACGACAAAGTATATGTACCTTTGTATTCATAGTGATAACAGAAAAATGATGCGAATAACGAACACTGAACGATAACAATTTCACGTTAAAACATATGTTATCTACTTATATGGAGTAACAATTTTTGGATCAGTGAGTAGAATGAACTCATTCTTCCgaagaaataataattaataattattaattatacgCATGAGTGGAGGAGGATCTACCTGAAAATGTCTTTATGCCCAAACATTTATAAAACATACTTCCAAATGTCGCCAGAATTCATTCACACCAGCTATTATGTAGGTGATATCTTTGAGAAcaaattttgtaatgatttCTAATGAAGGATTTAAATAATCACCACAAATATCGAATAAAAGTTCTATAGATATAAAAACATCGAAATCGAGATTGTAGAACATCTTGCTTGAGCAATAGTAATTAATTATTTGGTTGATATTATTCTCTGAAGAACATTGAGTATCTTATGTGGAATTCTTATTTACGTACGTTAACGATTCTGCAAAAAACTTTTCAAACTGGTGCGCAACTAATCGAgtattttcttttccttcttcCTTCTCTATTAAGACCAGCACGCACCTAATTAAACTgcttattatatatttatgtttcatcgtcgttattattaatattgatGAGAGAGACTGAAGATCaacataaaaagaattaaatgtttcggatcataaaATTCGCACTAATCCACTACAGTACTAAAAGTGGAAAATTAAGTACAGCCTAATATTTGTTCAACGTACAGGCTGAATCGACAaccctttttcattttccaccataacttttcattcaggctcatcaaaaatatGCATTGATATGacgatttttttctggaaacttcATTGCCGTTTAGCAGTGTTCGTAAATGTATAAATTAGATCCTTTAGACcagtttgcaccaaacgcacttagtgttaattgtcccttaaaatgaaccctttactcaaattacgttgcaccaactgttaagtgacattcaaATGGCTAAaactagccttaaatttaagcgcttcTGTAATTACCACTTAGGTATTCAAGGGCGGGATTCTTacctataataatttgttgaactcataaactggctgcagaactgctgtggtttttctaataacgtcaagtacctgtTATTTgacaattcatttcattatcaataataatgctgattcagcaacaaaaagttgtcactctttggtaataatataatagtttacttgacactgactgacaggacaataaagttaggttaatgaaatgacaacgatcatcttcaaccggccaaccaatgaaaaggctttattggactagaatgaagttgcaccaaaataaaaaactgaaatatcactactCATTTTAAgagggattggtgcaaacgggccttagtctgtttttgaacatcacatccatatattcttcatttgaatttttttgtgcgCTAATcgggtatatatatatattcttttgaatgtcagcaatacattttagttatcaaacaatatagcatatgtatgagtttcagcaaaggttagtgtaacggggtaccatacaatttggagtatgatacaagagcttagggaaaaacctcagtaaaaaaaccctggctacccgtgagtagtgtagtgatggcaaatatgtttacagaataagcttttaatactgaagggcttcctttccattgacatgaaaatttctttatcctctttccatttcaaaataatatctgaaacaaagaaacagagcagaaaacgagaaaaaaatgaataataaagcgTTCATCCAAACTCATtctaagacttgatgatgactgaagaaaaaaataaataatcataggtacataacctgtttttcaattgcactgggaggaataccATCTCTGCgtaaaaaatcttctgctgatcttggtggaggatcactcTCGTCGTTAggaatgccttcagtactcaaattaataatagccaaatcttgcttttgactgggagggtctttcgaccaggtccagtcttccaagtgatgattcttctattcttcagttattcgaggaacgctacaggccCCTTATATTGGGggatcatctcccatagatataccagtggttattcagtagaaaattgaaaaaacggggaagaaattcaaaaaacttctgacacctTATTGACAATTTGTCATAGCTAATCGGGTAAGTACACACAACGAAGTGAATCGTTAATACAAGTCGGACATTCGAAATTACAAAAAGTCGATCCTAAGCAACGAGAGAAGATAATGATGGTTTTTTAATGTTGTTCGGAAACGAAGCGAAACACATCATTTctacgaaatcaatgaaattttcttttcaatgCATAATTTTTAATGGCCATGGTTTGATGcctgaaaattttaatataatGGAAAATTAACGGCATACAGacaagaattgaattctgaaaaattaaaaactatcgGATAACGTAGGCTTTAGAACAGGGAGTGGTACAGTTGGGGAGAAGGTCCAACCCTGGCAACCTTGCCCTACCATATGTTCAGGTAATAACCAGTCCTGAGtaaaacagaattttttttttaccagtGACTTACACGTACTTCAGGACGTAGGTTGAATCGAGCTTCCATTATTAGAAGCTCCTCTAGTCACACCAAAGGATCATCATCTCATTTAGAAACAGCCTATGTAATAATGCTAGTAGTACATGTGCAGAAACTGGGTATTTATATTTTGCCATTCATATTGATTTCCCAAAATACTTTTCCTAAAAACTGATCCTCTTTATTCCTTCATGCTCCAATGGGTTCATGTTCACTCTCAATTATTATGATACCTTTTCATCTGTTCCATAGTGTGACATTGACTTTTTTCTACTCTCTATTTGCTACTTATTGGAATGTCATGGCGATTTTTTGGCAGTATGTTTTATGTTTCAATACTGGACGTACAAGGTTTATTATTTGATACAATATTTTCGTTTCGCAGTTCGCACTTAAAATAAGCAATTTGAAACCCACTCAAAAATATTAGTTTCAAATTCATAGTAATTATTTACCTAATGCGAAAGTTCGTTATAATGAGTCATAGTGTTGTTTTCCAATCCTTTGATATCTGAATTCACTTGGTGTTCAGATTCGTTTATGACACGATATGGTGTTTTAAGACTGTGCAAGTGTGTAAAGAAACGAAACACAGAATCGAGTTCCAGGAGGTTCAAAAAAATCAGAAGATTAGTGTTGATTGAAAGTATTATGTATTTCTAATCCGCCACTACTCGTTTCTACGAGGGACTTACGCGAAGCACTAAGAATGGTTGAGGAGTTTTCTCTGCCCTTGCGCGGGAGAGTGGTAGAGGTAGCCCCTAAACTACAGTCTCTTGGCTTCCACACTGGCGACCCTACAACATACATTTTCAATTATATTCATAGGTCAGTTGAACGTACTCAATTTTCAAGATCTGCCGCATGAGTGAAATTGAATAATACGTCTTAGAAAAGTATGATGttgatttatgaatttttctgcaacatcatttaattcatttttaCTCCATTTAGAGAAATCTGAATAATCGTACGTACACTTAGAAAATCTGCATATTGTTGGAATCTTTTTTCtattgctgaaaaaaattcttttttctgttaatattttcagaattctgagattGCCTTTATAAGAATTGAGAAACTTACACCTTATATTATTTATCATATCAATATTGCTGttatcgaaaaaatatcttgtttttaatatttattgatcaaaaattagtaattaatattaataatagatTAAATAGGAGAAATAATTTCAGGAAAGTGAGTACGTATGCCAAAAACTTTTATTCAGGGTCGTTTGAAATCCAATAGACATAAAGCACTACAAGTAATGATGCAAAAGCAAGGGATGCTATAATAGTAAAATGTGAATAAAATTGCGAAAAGACACTGGTTAAGAACTCGatttgattcaaaaaataatttccaaaGAAACCCAACAGCATATATTGTAAgccgaatgaaataaatatcagAATTCGATGCTTACCCCTGAAAAACGAAGTAATTTGCTGAATCCTTTATGATAAGTCCActtaataattgattgatttcttcaacatttctgttttttCTGACTTGTTTTcggatttcaaaatatgtacttCTTAAAAAAAGCTCATGGCTACTTTCCGAAGTTTGGTAATTCGCGCTTCGCCACCTTGTGCACACTAATGCAGCCAATATATAAGAGCCGCTGTCCACCAAAATTCGGTACCGAATTCAGCACTGAAATTTGGATTGTTCACAAATCACATGCGCATGctattgatttgaaatttaAGTACTGAATTCAGCACTCAAAGAAGGAATTCGTAAGAATCTCAAGCGTATGGAATTAATATTAAATGTAAGTAGTGAATTCAGCACTTGAAGACGGAATACTTACAAGTCACATGCGCGAGCAGTTAATATAAAATTTCAGCACTGAATTCAGCATAATGGCAAGTCGCATGAACTTAGTCGATGATATGGTGGCAATAGTTAACCAGTGTCCGCTCAGAAGCTTGATACATATCACTTATGACTATCAAGAATGCATGTTAAGGAAGTGTGTATTgtgtttatatagaaaaaaaatatatatgattTGGTGTTGTGATTAATTTTCATGTCATTTCCAATAAAacattttattcaattcattcttCGAATGGCGTTTCCATCGGCAAGTCAGGTGAAGATGATATAATGCTTCCTCTTCTGTCAGGTGCATAGTGCTGTGTGTTTTCAGACTTTCCCGACAGATAGCACTCTATGCAAGTTGGACTTTCACTGGTTAATATTTTGGCCGAGTTCTTCAGAGAAGACTTCAATTTTCTTGGGCTTTTTTTCTGGATGTCCCAATGATTCAGACCTCCATCTTTAGAACGTCGACTGAATTTAGGGCTGAAGTTATTAGGACCTTCCTTTTTGATACGATTTGGACTTCTTACTATCGGAGACTTTTTTGGGGATGGGTTTGAGGATATTGGCACATCGGAAATCATGTccaattcaattattttcttgTTGATCTGCTTACCTAATTCATCTGTCTTAACAGGCTGAAAGTCTTCAGGATTATGAGAGGATTGGATCAATTTCGCTTGACTTCCGGTGCTCCCTGCTGACAAAGTTGAGGTAGTGCtgaaagaataataaaaaacgttttgtgaaaatatttgaaaaatataataaattcatgGTGAAACTGCATAATTGCATGAGGAAGATGTTCTTTTTATCGATAGCTTGGAAATTAAGATTGATAATAATGATATTATGTTTACATTGAATTCTGGTGCTGAATGCAACATCATTTCAACAGAGGTTCACTTCAAACTAGGATCAGTAGAAGAAATATCAAATGCAAGGGTATCTATCACTGATGGCGTTCGCTAAAAAAATGGTGATGGCGAGAGGATCTGCCTTATAAGGGGTCAATATCATAAAATACTATTTTATGTTGTAGATAATGCTGACACACCAATACTAAAATTGCAAAGTTGTTTAAATTTGAATCTGATCAAGTACATTATTATTCACCTTATTTATTCGATCAAAGAATTAAAATTTAAGGATAAAGCTCAAGTAGTTAATTCTTTTATGGAggttttcaataaattggttGATATTCCTGCTGAAACTCGTCACTTGAAACTGAAGGAAAACGCCATTAGATTACatgatgaatcttcaaaattatgcaCTTTTCCGAAACCTGTTAAACCATATTCTCCATCAGGAAAAAACTTTGACCTCACATCTCCGCCACTCCCAATTCTCAAGTGGTTGGGGTTCAGGAATGTCACCCGTAGGGACCTTTGcagaaattttcagattcactGTAACTGCCTAGACGTGCATGTCACGTTGTTTCAGCTTAGAAAAAATAGCAATAGATAAAGTTGTTAAGAATCACTGTGCTTTTATTCAAAACAAAAGGAGACGTGTTCAGGATAGCCAGTGGCTGAATACACACCCCTTAACAACTCCCTTTGGAAGATACACATTCTTTCGTATTGCAACACTGCATAGCGGAAACTGATATTCTTCGGTTGCGGCTGTCCAAGTTGCACACATTTTTAGCTCCGATTAAGGAGCCTTGGATTAGGGAAGGCGAGGTGAGGGGCCTCTCCTTCAAAGGTGGTATGCTGTTCTGCTCTCCCAAGGATACTAATCCGAGGGCGTGTATACTTGCTTCCACTGATTAAAGGGCTCAATTACTAACAAGTTTCTGTTTCAGAGATCCGGTAGGGCTTCAGATTCTAGACTGTAGAGGACCGCTGAAGAATTTAGTGGTATGTTCGGCACACCTTCTCTACGACTCCCCGAACCCACCGCCATCAAGGGAATTGGAGGAGCTGGTTAAATTATGTTAACAGAAAAGATGGCCCTTGCTCGTTGTGTGTAAAGCTAATGCCCACCACATTATATGGGGTAGCACTGGGGGTCAACCCGAGGGGTGAGGCTTTCTGTACCCAACAAGTGATGATGAGCCCTTCGAGTAGAAGGGAGGTGCTACTTTGTGTAGCAGGTCCATCGCTGACTTCATAGAGAATTGGCGTTTAGCAACGGAAGCTGTGTGTGGATATTTCAAAGTTTGGATATAAAGGTGATTCTGTTCAGGAGACAGAACGAACCTTTTAGAAGTCTGTAAAAGTTcttttttattgataataagacaaataataataatactttattCATCCTGTCAGACAATTgtacatgtataggacaagttagagaaaaaaaaaaacaaaatcgaaatagAAAACTACTCAcaagaatcagaaaaatattcagcaacaGAATAATAACATCTACTAACTAAAATAACTTTAACtgcttttttgaattcattcaacTTAAGACTTCGCAATGATTAAAGTAGGTGATTAGAAAGTTTGGTGAACTTATTTTCGTTTTCTTTGGTATAGATCAAACATTTGAGAATGAAAATCCAGGCTAGGGTACTGATTACCGATTACTGATTACTGGGTGTGTTGGaaggataaaccaaacctgccactagAGCGagcaagcggtctattgtaacacacaggcaagctcatagagctagatctctccctccagtcccatcctgtcCAAAAAGgtgatgatgtcggagggggagtgattcttgattTCCTCTAAGATCATCTTCGGAGAATCAAATACTCCATGTCTAACCCtctctgccgccgggcagtcacagaggatatgctcaattgtttcgtcctcctctgcagagcgggtcattgacgatgctaagctttttagggtgggctctgagtctacagTGTCCTGTGAAAGCCGCCATAATTGATCTCATCTTtcttctagaaaatcctagccaacgaaTGGTGTATgagctgggaggcactgaaatagccctatgcgagtgacgcattccaggacggttgcgccagtactccaggaccttttgccttatccagctgttgtttcggtccctgattaaggaattggaaattcctatgCTGGGTTCCaggccaataagcgttgatgttgcgccttctctcgctagagcatccgatgcatcgttgcccctgaagccagagtgtccaggtacccaaatcagttgcggTCTGTTTGAACTTCCTAGtttggagagtttagatctgcattgaaatacctgtgccgagttgcatttgtctgccgcgagagatttaaccgcagcttgactatccgttaggatttttatcGCACAACCAATGTTAAGCAAATGGCTtgcgcacagatcaatggcgaagatttctgcctgaaaatctgtcgccgactttctcagactggcactgagttcagtcagcggtctacgactgtagactccggctgcagatccctgactggctctggagccatcagtaaaccagcaaggtccttgtagatagaattccttgtgacggagccatttgtctctgcttggaatcagagaactgaaggttccaCCCGTGCTGGTTCTAGTGATTATCTGATCAGTTCTTATGCCCATCATATCGTCTGTCTCCAGTTGGACTGAAagacgactgggcacgaaagtGAGTTCGTCAGGCTCATATGCGGTAAGGTAGTGcagcctgtgggttgctagtcttgcctctccctggacaaaaatgtgaaggggagggatgtctaatagcatctccatggacgcaGTTGGAGTCTACCTCTCAAGTCTTTCCACAAATCCTTTGGCAGGCCCATAGGGAGTGCCTGGCTTTGTGGATGTGGAGGCCAGGGTAA
The nucleotide sequence above comes from Coccinella septempunctata chromosome 4, icCocSept1.1, whole genome shotgun sequence. Encoded proteins:
- the LOC123311467 gene encoding protein still life, isoforms C/SIF type 2-like isoform X1, whose product is MSIPSTKPGSGPGILLVTGHKAEGLSSHTLERPTARHTIVIAGGSHTLGKVKKSKPTQRHSAGNIDYDQLNQDGDENTRNFRRRSKTITDAPDTKTENEQGFKSEGEEDCQSFMKTRSLGKTPNHLTLSTTSTLSAGSTGSQAKLIQSSHNPEDFQPVKTDELGKQINKKIIELDMISDVPISSNPSPKKSPIVRSPNRIKKEGPNNFSPKFSRRSKDGGLNHWDIQKKSPRKLKSSLKNSAKILTSESPTCIECYLSGKSENTQHYAPDRRGSIISSSPDLPMETPFEE
- the LOC123311467 gene encoding uncharacterized protein LOC123311467 isoform X5 is translated as MKTRSLGKTPNHLTLSTTSTLSAGSTGSQAKLIQSSHNPEDFQPVKTDELGKQINKKIIELDMISDVPISSNPSPKKSPIVRSPNRIKKEGPNNFSPKFSRRSKDGGLNHWDIQKKSPRKLKSSLKNSAKILTSESPTCIECYLSGKSENTQHYAPDRRGSIISSSPDLPMETPFEE